TTGATAAAGCATGGAAGCTTGATTTAATGCTTGAAAATTGGAAACAAAAAAGCGAAGTGGAAAGCGAAGGGTCTGTTTTAGAGCTTAAAAATGAGGAGAGTTTCAGCTCTGACTACAAGAAGTGGACCTCTTGCTGCATGGATACACTTTGTTCACTAGGAggaagtgttgtctttttcttgaTTTAATTTACTCTCAAACAGAGACGTGTATAGTGGCACTGAGAGAACAAcagtttattgtttaaaaaGACGGTACACAAAACTGATCAGATCCTGTGTTCAAAAAGAAGATGCACAAAGCAGTAATAATGTAGATAATGTTGTATTTAAGAGCAGGATGACAGGGTCTAATATTTTAAGATATGTATtactaaaatatttaattacaTCAATCATCATTGAGTCTACTCTTGTTTTTCAGATTGGATAAGACATACTTAATTTGTGTGCCATGTTTGTTAAAGTCTAGTAATAAAAATACCTGCATGTGCTTGGTTTAAATTTGCTTATATTCTGAAGTTTAttcaccattttttttattgtcagttGCTAGCCCCCTGCAACAGAAGAAAATAACTGTACCATAAAAATCTAAAACatgtcatttaaatgaaacaaatcACATTAATATATTTTCACTTCTCATACAGAAATGTAATTTGTATAATGTGGTAACGTCAAAGTAaagcacattttaaataaatctgtGTAAAGCAAGCAAGTTCTTTGGTCTGACAGTGTCATGGCTATGGAATAGGTTGTGATATTAGCATCTCAATTATCAGCTCTCCAGTGTTATACAAACAGTAAATTCAAATCTTGTGATTTGATCATTTCAAAGCTTGTTCATGCATTTGTCATGGTCAATTGGATCCAGCTTCTGTAATCAGGAATCTTAGCGAAACAATGGATTACCGGGCCACCTGATTCTGGTCGAAAGTCATGGGACACCACACCGTACGCCTTCCTATCTCCACAGACCAGTGGACCTCCAGAGTCTCCCTGGAAGTACATACACAGTATGCAGTCAATTAATTTACATTGTTGACCAAGGTTTGTCTGTTCAATTATTAGGGGTGGCacagttcatgaaaaaacatctgaaccgctcggttcgcttgtctcggttcggagtGAGTGTGCGTCGCACGGTTCGACAGTTCATGGCATGCGCAATGTAGCCTCGTGCCAGTATGTGACCTTAGACAGTCTATTTCCCTTTTGCGTGAAAGAAGAGGTGTGGACATAGACAGTAAAAATGTAGTGTGGAGTGCTGCAGGTCATGTCACGTGTAGAAATGGCAAGTGGGAGAGATAAGGAAGGCTGCCCGGagttggaggatgcgccagcgtcgtataaggttcttatgcaatgcaaacgttcaCTCCTCCAGGAAATAAGAAAGATATTTATAGTCCGCTCGGCTCGTAGAACCCTTCAgcttagctacgagccagaaagctaacgctatgctagcaagatccaaagtcaataacattgtgtacagttggcaatcagtaaaaataatttgacagtatgttgaaaaacaagACAAGCtggctatccagccatgtcattgacgacttttacgaacaattttatccgcgatgtgtaacgttactgtcggccgCAGCCTGAAGTAGCGACCTGAACAGcgaacgttattcgctgtgaaacaaagtcagttcaGAGGGGCAGtataaccattgacatataatggaccaatagaccccgttgctctggacggagaccagtgaaggctattagaagcacttttccggtgatctcttgctttactgcgcagcctccaactgagagagacaacgtaaatgtgatgtgagcaacctgtctgaaagttgtaagtcttctggtagctgtgccaagagaaatctcaatcattcccaatcttacagagatggagagtgtagctatatgtaaggagataacataagcacaggctaattattgctaactaacatgctagttaacattagtaattaaacctaaaacagctaatgtaagtcgaaactgcctgcgagcttctcctgtactatacggtaattcctctaatgtgcgacagtaagtcacgtggttatgacacaatcgttagcctatttttacaaaaacgtctgctacggagccataacgtgaggtacaaggtaatggagccttttatacgttgtcgtgtttctttagaactaaacaatggacaaatagagtctttaaacgcttcagatgtaaagttattcgcagtcaagtgacgtaaaaaaaaaatggcggtcagtggaatgctaacaggaggtgatacctttgtagcaacaaaatggcgccatcggaggttcgtgttctgaagcgaagcttacccccttgagtataacttacttcttgcagcttgTGTTTTAGCGGACATCCCgtggtgttcagaggatgaGTTGGAAATAACACATCAAcatttgcatttttgttttcatgtagcgcattcatttagaacagtaaacagtcagtttcaccggaactcctttagtaggtgtcctacatcatttttttatggacaccttgcagccaatcagaattgagtattcaccAAGACCATAAATGCTAAAATGCtaagttatttcaattgatattctgtaatatttcaatctttgtgtgctaaaaaggcacataagttcctgtagatagcaatacacattctcctttttttgccaaataaatgaaaagcatgttgaaaacattaatgtcttccctcttgctgtatcaaaatctcatctggctttcctcagagatggtcccaatgatgtgcttaaagtcaagtcaaattcagtttgtgcatgattacaCGATATAACTATtttttaatactgtatcctacattgtggataattaagctatatatcTATGCtaaagtatatttctggagtgttaaagattaaaagaaaaaataaccacaagaaccgtacagaaccgaaaaccgtgaccctaaaaccgtgatacgaaccgaaccgtgggttttgtgaaccgtgcCACCCCTACCAATTATACGTTCTAAAAATACGTACCTTACCAGGTCCAGTTACTCCCTTAGAGCAGTACACGTTGTTAGTAGGACACTGCTTACTGTCAATCAGTGTTACATTGGCTTCCATGAGTACAACAGACATATTAGGTATGTTCTCGTCTGTTCTTCCCCAGCCGGACACTATACATGATTTTGGCAGAGAGCCATCACCTCGGCCTGCGAGAGCAATGGGTTGCACATTTTTGCTAAATTTTGCCTTGGAGCTCAACTTGaggaacagggagagagagaaaaaatacacATAACGAAGCTGAAATATAAATTCAGGTGCTCACATTTGCCTGTTGTCTAATATATTTCCTGATAAGTTAATGTTCAGTGATATGCATACATGAAGTATTTCAAGCCTACTCTTTAATAATGCATAGCATTTGCAAATAACATTATGAGAAACATAAGTAATTACTAAAATAGACCAAAGCTAATTTTTGGCTCAAACTGGGAGAATTGACTTACCTTGAGAAGCATGATGTCATTGttcaaatcaattttattgtagTCTTTATGTGGAAATGCTTGCTCCACAGATATACGCTGTAATTCATTACTGTTATGGAAATTGTGAAGTCCTAGTAAGACTGTGTAAGAACtgaaatgacaaaatgatatGCACAACAATTATATAAGAATacaattatacattttattcacaATATAGAAATATTAAGAGAATTGCATATTTGTCAAAATCATTAAAGCCATCATTAAACATATTTGCctaaaatcatcatcatcatcatcatcatcatcattatcatcatcacctAGCTTGGCAGTGGGCTGCAGTCATCACAAAATCCTCATTCAGAAGGAAGCCACCGCAGTTTTTTCTGGTACCATCCTGCATGCGCTGCTCCAAAAGCACCATGTAGGGTCTGCTATGTGGCACAGCCTCCTGACCTCCAATGATTTCCCCTGTATGAACTgataaatgtgtatatatgaaTTCACAAAACTAAACTGACCATCGATGGCAATTAATGTTATTGATGTCTTTGAAATAAACAGACCCATCCTGCTGCATTGTATGTCCTGCAGTGTGGAATGTACAGTatcagtcaaaagtttggacacgcttTCTCATTCATTTGAATGGGAAAGTGGAAAATGGTGAAAAGGCATTGTCATTTCACCATTGCGATATCTTAGAGAGACATACATTTTTAAGCTTTgacaatttcaaacatttcaagTATGCTTGTTTGGTATATAAACTGTTACATAATCTTGCACCCCCCTCCGCTGCATGGCAAAAGGGGACTGTGTGATACCATTTAGATGCACCACTTCTGGACAAAATATATTGTCAATAAAAGGAGGTAAACTCTGGAATAGCTTGCCCCTCCCAATAAGAGAGTGTCATACATGTAACACCTTTAAAACTCACTTAAAACAGTTGCTTCTAGAAAACCAGAGATGCACTCACTTTTAACCGTCACACATTTCATCACCCATACACTTTCACTGTTAAATTGAATGCATTACAGAAGTGGATGAATAATGTCTTTGTCATCatgtagttttgttttgtttgtttgtttttgtcaatgtATATGTCACCATTGTGTGTACCTTTTAATTTATAGTGAATGAGTGCTGTATGACTACTGCCTGTCTCTATTAGTTAGTCCTATGTCacctgcctagggactgcagatgaaaagtagttattttgactaattctggtatatttacatggtgtttttcttatacaacaatgttcataaatatgcatggtccctatcaaataaaccaatacaataaaataaaaaaaaatgtagctcCTCATGTGCTGTGCATAACAAGCtcaataaaaaaaggaatacaGCTGTAAAAATGCTTCGTAACTTACCTTGGCCATCAAGAGTCAGAGCAAGTATCAGTATTAGCAgttgacagtggatagacatggtGAGATCACAGTCCAGCTGAGCTCCTGAAAAGCAGTGGCTCACATCACTGACAGGTtcagtctttaaatgcttcctTGTATTAGGGTGGGTATTCTGCATATGCAAATGATGTGGCTTTGATGAGGGGACGTCTGTCACCTCCAGAGCATGACACAAAGTACTTTGTCATGCTTGTCATAAGATTTTCGTAGTACAGGTCTAACTTCTTTagacaatgttttattaagtaGATGCGGTGTGTGTTACATATACAATATGTAATGTAACATATTTGAGCTGGAATTTAAACATGTGCAGCCATGACACAAACACTGATTCATTTTTTAAGTCAAGACTGATGTTGTGAGGCAAGTAATGCCTTTCACAGTAGACTCTTTGATTCGCAAATTATCTATCTATTATGAATTcactttttacataaaaaagacAGATGCCTGTGACCGCATGTTAAATTGTCATTGAGTCAACTGTTGCAAGCTTGAGTAGATTTCAGACCAATGTAGTGAACTGTGATGGTCATAATTTATCCACTGATGCCTTTGTGGTAACATTCACAGCCTTGAAGATCTCTATTGGCATTTCATGTTCAAAGCTGTGGCTTTCTTAGAGGAGCCTCTATGTCTGTCACACAGCCCCAAAGGTAACATTATTCTGATGTTATCACGTCATAAGACAGTGTACAAAAATAGGATTTGTTTGAAAGTGTGGTTCGTGGAACTTAAAGTGAAATGGGACCCCTGAGCTACCAGAGGAATGAAGAAGTCATTAAGATTATGTTGGAGGCAAAATGAGATGTGAGATGAGATGAAACCAGCATTATAGTAACAGAATATTTTGGGACCGTCTTTGTCTTTTAAGCAAGGAGCCACTTtaacaatttctttattagaaaaatgtatgtgtaacaTAAATCAAATGCAATTCATAATGTGTGTTCATAGTTTGTGGGCTCTCTAAACCGTTTTGCTTCAgtttggaaaaaataaaggaaaacaCACTTACTAGATACTGACTGCTCTATTTTTGTAACCAATgagaaggaaaggaaagctGGATATTAGTTTAGAACAATGTGGATCAAATAGGAATGAAGGTCATTTGAAGATATGAAGAGATTTGCAACACATTAAAAATAGTGGTGGCTATAACCCATTCCCCTTCAGTGTAGTCAAGCCTAAAAGTATGCAGCTTATGGACCACAGAATACAGATATGTCTGTTACATCACTTCCTTAGTCTAGACTCAAGTATGTCCCTCTTATATCTTAGTCACAAActttattgtaattgttttgaaTGATGCTCAATAAAGTTTTCATGTGTTGAAGAAAGGGGGGAAATTAGTAGGTGGGGGAGGATGAGAGGAAAAGGAGTGAACACGTTTTCGGGATGTGAGCTCCTGGAGTCCAGGGCAGTAATGGGAATTACAGGAGGAGATGCAGAGAGGAACTTGCTTGGTGGAACAGGGACTTTACGGTAAGCCCGTCAATTTTATGGGGACCCCGGGGCTAAGAGGGCTGGCTGGTTTAGCCATTGGACACAGCAACAAGGAAATGGGGAATGAAATAACGGCCATGAAAAACCATCAATCATAGTGCAAATTACATGTTTATTAAGGAGAAAGGAAAAGGACAACAATAAAAGccgacagacagagaaacagacattcCTAGAACAGTGATAGATCAAACCGTGGGTTTAACGAAATCACATATGGAACCGGAGGTTTATGGCCCGATCCCATGCTGATGTGACACTGTTCAACAATTATCCTGATATTAGCTGACTCATGTATATGCCTGTCTTATGCTGTGCTCACACCAAATGCAAATAtaagaaaatatttcagttcTTTTATAAAAATTAAGAAATAAGACAACCCAACTCAAACTACACCAACTATAAAAACGTGCATGAATTTCTTATATGCTCTTTCTTACTTCAGATTAAAGATTACTCAGTGTGTTGTGGCCAATTCTATTTCTATGCTTGCGGCCCAGCATTCTGGAGATGGAAGCACTTCCTGTCCGCAAGAACGGACACAGGACGGATCTGGATTCCAAGACTGTAGCTCAGCCTCTGTGATGGGAATGGAACCACTGTCAGGAGAAATTAGACTGTTCCCAGACAAAAGTAAGACAGCCTTCCCGATTgggctaaacacacacacacacaatcacacataaATCTATGAATAGTTTTACCAGCAGTTTGGTTTATAACAATATCCTGTGGCTGGTAGACTCCAAGGTGTTTAATCTTAAATCTTTCATCAAAAGGCAGAATTTCAAATTTGTGCTTTACAAGATAATCCACATAATTCACTGTGTGTGACCGCAGTTGCTATCTTCTTTAGAAGAAATACTAATGGCTGCCAACTACAAGCAAATGAAACAACATCAAATTGCAGCGGTGTAACAAGCAATCAGGCCCACATGGTGTCGGATGTATGCCCTGCACTTTCATTGCAAAAGGCTTTGGGCATGTGTATTGGCGTTTTATTTCCCACACTCGGGGCACTTGACATTGTAAGTGGCCTCTCTAATACACGTGTATTGAGAAGGGACCCTATTAACTTTTTCcgaacggcatgctgggtacattcaagaacagatgaagaaagagagaccggAGATGTTAAATTGcagcaaactcaaacatttcaagCATCAGCAACTTTCGCAATGAGTGCTTTTGTTCCCGGAAATAGCCTGGTCACaaatagctagctgttagcaaatGACGCGTATTCTTTAGCATTGCTAGGGGACACAACTATGTCATGGTAGGTGTAT
The Perca fluviatilis chromosome 9, GENO_Pfluv_1.0, whole genome shotgun sequence genome window above contains:
- the si:ch211-212d10.1 gene encoding granzyme B; protein product: MSIHCQLLILILALTLDGQVHTGEIIGGQEAVPHSRPYMVLLEQRMQDGTRKNCGGFLLNEDFVMTAAHCQASSYTVLLGLHNFHNSNELQRISVEQAFPHKDYNKIDLNNDIMLLKLSSKAKFSKNVQPIALAGRGDGSLPKSCIVSGWGRTDENIPNMSVVLMEANVTLIDSKQCPTNNVYCSKGVTGPGKGDSGGPLVCGDRKAYGVVSHDFRPESGGPVIHCFAKIPDYRSWIQLTMTNA